In Oryzias melastigma strain HK-1 linkage group LG14, ASM292280v2, whole genome shotgun sequence, the DNA window ATGTGAAGTTAAAGATAAAGAAGGGAGATTCATTATAATTAAAGGAGTAATCGACCAGACAACAGTAACGTTGGTGAATGCCTCAGCGCCACCAGAGAGTACCAAAGAGTTCTTCAAACTTTTATTCGACATTATAGCAGTTGAAGTGGAAGGTATATGTATCTGTGGAGGAGATCTAAATGTAATTATGGATTACAACCTAGACACAACCAGTCAGAATAGAAACAAGAAACCAATCTCTagatttgttaaaaatacatggaagtcaatgggatttacTGATGTGTGGAGAGACCTCCACCCTctacaaaaaaactacagtCACTACTCAGAAACACATTCGGTATATTCCAGGATTGATTACTTCTTTGTGCAGAACGAATACATGAACATAATACAGGGATGCTACATTGGAGTAGCTGATGTATCAGATCACAATGCCATGTACTTAAAAATTGGACTTAAGGGTAGGCAAAGAAACACAGTATGGAGGCTGAATGCAGGAattctaaacaacaaaaaagtgaccAAAGAAATTGAAATAGATATACAAAATTATCTTGAATTAAATGATAATGGAGAAACAAATCCAGCTATCATTTGGGATACACTAAAAGCAGTGATACGAGGGAAATTTATAGCAATtggaagtaaaatgaaaaaagagagaataaaaaaatatgagacCCTCATTTCAGAACTGAGAGATATGGAACAGGCTTTTAGACACAAAGcaaatcaaacaacaaaaaaccaaatcaatgaaacaaaaaagaagattaaTGATCTTCTCCAATATGAGACTGAAACAAGAGCAAGATACCTACAACAAAATTTTTATGACTCGGGCCCTAAGGCCACAAGGCTGTTAGCTCGACGAATACGTGAAAGACGGGTAGAATTAACTGTTAACAACATATGGGatccaaaaacaaaccaactaaAACATAAACCAGAAGAAATTGAGAATATATTTAGGGAATACTATGGAGATTTATATACTGAATCAGTGACTGTAAATCAAGAGGAGATGAAAACCTTACTAGACTCCTTAGATCTGCCATCAATAGGCACGAAACAGAATGAGCGAATGACAGCAGAAATTTCCACAGAAGAAATCAAAAAAGCAATTGGTAAACTGAAATCAAACAAAGCACCCGGAAGTGATGGCTTTCCATTAGAGTGGTATAAAGAATTTGCAGAAATAATTATTCCACTGCTCCACTCCACTTTCAATTGGATTTTATCAAGTGGACAAACTCCACCCTCCTGGAAGGAAGCAGTCATTACAGTACTTCCTAAACCACAAAAGGGCAAAGAATATTGTCAAAACTATAGGCCAAtctctattttaaatgttgactATAAAATATATACCTCCATAATTGCAGACAGACTCCAAACATTTACAGCAGATTTAATAGATGAAGACCAAACTGGGTTTGTCAAAGGCAGACAAACACATGATAACATAAGAAGAACAATCCACATAATAAATAAGATACGTAAACAAAAATTACCAGCCGCCTTAATAAGTTTGGACGCCGAAAAGGCATTTGATAGAGTTAATTGGGAATTCCTATATATGACACTGGAAAAATTTGGATTcaatgaaaaatcaataaaatgtatcaaatctCTCTACTACAAACCCACTGGTAGAATTAAAGTCAATGGCTCCCTCACGAATAGATTCAGTTTAGGAAGAGGAACCAGGCAAGGCTGCTGCCTCAGTCCTGTGCTCTTTACCCTATATATCGAGCCATTGGCTCAAATGGTGAGACAGGACACCAGGATAAGGGGAATAGACATCAGTGGACAGATACATACTATTGGCCTGTTCGCGGATGAtgttatgatttatttatctgaTCCAGTCAAATCATTTGGTAATTTGATGAAGATTTTTGATAGATTTGGTCGATGCTCcggatataaaataaatataaacaaaactcAGACACTCATGTTTAATTGTGTTGCAAATCAAGGCTTGAAggaatggaaaataaaatgggAAGCTAAATCACTAATATATTTGTGGGTGAATATACCTAAAGACCCTGCGAAACTGTACAGAAATAATTATGAGAGCACAAATGTTAATATCAGGAAGGACATTGAAAGATGGTCCACCTACACGCTAGGATTAAGTGAAAgaataaatgttataaaaatgaatgtattaCCACGTCTCCTATACTTGTTTTTAGCTCTGCCAGTGGACATCCCACAATCCCAGTTCCAAACATGGGATAAACTTATATCTAGATTTCTATGGGAAGGAAAACAACCAAGAATTCGCTATCATACTCTACAGCTACCTAATACAAAAGGGGGAAGAGCCTTACCCAACTTAAAAGAATACTTTAATGCTGCCCAAATACATCGTCTAATATACTGGTGTAACACCGAGTATGTTGCCCGGTGGAAAGATATAGAAGTCGCTGCACTTAAATTCCCAGTTCAAACATGTATGGGTGAAAGTGAGAGTCCAGCCattgttaaagaaaatttagatcTAGATCCAATAACACTATATATCCTCGAGAAATGGACTTCTGtagcaaaacaactaaaattGGGTAAAGAACTAGGATTGCTGAAATGGATAGCATATGACAACAAATTTAGACCTGCACAACACGATTATAGGTTCAAACAATGGATTGATAAGGGTATAACGGACATGtgtaaaatgataaagaaaggTACAATGAAAGAATTTCAGGAACTGAAAGACACATATGATCTAACAAACCAAGACCTATTCAGATATATGCAAATACGAGACTATTATGAAAAGCGGATTATGACTGAGGAAGACAAAATACACCCAATACGTAAAACATTAATACGGGCTTACAGTGAAAATATTCCCAAGGTTGTATCAGTTTTCTATAAGTTCCTTATGGATTCAAAAGGGGATTCAACTTTGTATGTCAAGGCAAAGTGGGAAAGAGAGCTGGGAGAAGAAATCCTAGAGGAGAAGTGGGATGATATGTGGAAGGTTCATCAAACTACTACACAGTCTCTGAAATGGCGAGAATTTGCATGGAAAAACCAAATTAGATATTTCATAACACCTCAAATTAAGGGTAAACTAATCAAAACTCAACAATCATGCTGGAGAACCTGTACAGACAAAGATTCAaaccaaacacacattttttggaaGTGTGAGAAATTACAACTTTTCTGGGACAACATCCACTCATCTGTGTGTGACGTTCTTATGTACCCCGAACATGTCTTGTGATGTATATGGGCTACCTAAAAGGAACTGTGAAtagaatggaccaaaatctaTTGAAAGCTCTTCTTGTGGCAGCAAAGAAAGCCATAACTAAGAACTAACTGAAGGCTGAAGCACCAACTCATAATCAATGGATGTGTATTGTGGAAGAAATCCAAATAATGCATTATTCTCTCCATGGAGAGACTGACctacaaactaaaaatgaaagaagaagaattttTGAAGGACTGGGAAAAatggtttatatatatataaaaagaaatggaTATGACAAGTAGTTAACTTTATGTTTACTTTCCCTGAGGGAGAATGTTCACAACCCAACGGACTCTATGTACCTCCTTGTTCTGACCTTTTCTTATTTCTACTTTTCTATTTGTACcacttcatttttgttcatatcttcaaaacaaaataaaaacatatttgcaaaaaaaaaaaaaattaccatcagtttattttaatgtctggTTTTCACGTCTTCTTGTCAGATCATCTGTTCTGTTTGGGAACCAGTTTTGTTTCTCcattggtttttgtcatgttttggttaatttattaaatgtttttagttccTGTCACCGAGCCTGGTCTCCTGTGTGTGGGTCCTCCACCCCCACTTCCTGATAGAATCCCCTTTGAGGtgatggggttgctggagcctatcctagctacagTTGGGTGAAGGCCTAAACGAGTCACATACCTTTATTGTCGGtgtaaagtttttaacattGGGAACTGAAGGGAAATTGTCTTCCTCTGCTAACAGCCTCTAGAGGACTTTGGTGGCACACCCTGGTACTTACAGCCAAAGCCTTAACATACCGAAGTCAGTGTCAGGTTCAAAATATAGGGacctggggaaaaaaatgatgtcatGGCTTTAAACCCACTAAACAATGTAAACGTTGAGGCCAAACCCTTAAAAACAAGCACTAAGATGCAGATTCACTTTTCAGTTTTCATGAATCCTATTTTTGTGATAAGTTAacctattttaataaataaaaccatcatATGTGGAATTATTGAGGAATATTTAAGTAATGAAAATGTAATGGACTGCTTCATTGGGagaggaaacatttttatgaattagaTTTATTACATGTTTGTGATTTATCTTGTGAAAAACTTATTTGGCACCAAAACCCAGAAGTTGACGCTTTCCTTTTCAGGTTTCCTCACTTTCTAAAGTGTTCATCCAACACAAACGTCTGCATGACATGATCATCAcacaaaattatacatttttgaaattgttgGGTGAGCTTTGTTTATTTCGAGCTGCTCCTTCGACCAACTTCCCGTTGTCCGCCTTCATGGAATGTCCCAGGATCCTCTGCAAACCTCCGAGGACTCTCAGCAAGGCTGTTCAAAGGGCTCAGAGACTCCAGAAGATTTATGGATTCATGTTAGGCGAACCGCACGTCCAACCGAACATCCTGCTCCCTGCCATTGCTGACCTTTTATGTTGAGCTAAGTAGCAAATCAAATATTAGTATTTTCCTtgagaaaactgttttatttaaagctccttttttagtttggatgactttttacaaaaaacacttCACACATTTTCTGGTTGGAGTCTCTTTTATAAGGTGGTAATGGCAGAAGGTGGCGCCGTACTGTTCTCGTACACGGTATCAGGCAGTAACAGTGAGGGGCTGGGTGTTTCTGCCCCACAGTGTCTGTGCTGAGTCTGAACCGGCGGCAGCGGCTGGCTCCTCTCCATCGGCACCGCCGCCGGCGCCCACCATCCCGCGATGCAGGAAAACATGGATGCCAGCTGCAGCCGCACCTCCCTTTGCCAGAAGGCGTAGACCAGCGGGTTGATGAGCGAGTTGGAGAGCCCGAGCAGCCACAGGTAGTTCTCCAGCACGTGTTTGAGTCGGCAGCTTTCACACAGAATGTGCACGATGCACACCACGAAGAAGGGGCACCACAGCATCATGAAGCAGCCCACTAGCAAAGCCACCGTCCTGAGAGCCTTCACGTGGCTCCAGTCGCTGCTCCtcaggtggtggtggtggtgcagGTAGTGGGGGTGTCCCTGGTCACTGGTGGTGCTCCTGGAGCTGGCCTGCCGGACTCTGGAGATCTGCCTCTGGTGGGTGTAGGCGATCTTCAGGATGTCCAGGTACATGTAGATGAACAAAGAGAGCACCGGGAAGAAGAGCGTGCTGAACAACACGATCATGCCGATGTCGTTGATGACGGAGAAGAAGGCACAGAAGCCGTTGTAGGTTGTCCtggcctgcagctgctgcaccaTCACTGAGGAGAGAAAATGCTGCAATCACTTCCTGTGTGAACCCAACACTTCACACATGTTCATAGTATTCATTACATGCATGATGGAACCAagccacatgtcaaagtcaaggcccgggttCCGtaccggccctccgggtaattctatccgggcctccagatcattttattttattgttcctaatgacccgatgttatcttgtgctcatttctaccTAGTAtagtttttacaaaatacatttttatggaaaataaaattttgaaacttatttaatatttaagttgatttattctggaataatattcctgcctttttataattcataattatgtaaaaagttgcagtttttaagttttaaaaattggcattctgctagcattttggactattttgacatttactaaaaaaatgttaaggctactttggagttaagctgatatttacatgctagctgttttggctaatttaacttttttttagttttttaggatatctTTTAGGTTTACCTATTTCTtttagctacatggtagctgttttttgctaaccaaagttttttttcacctCGGATCAAGTGAAGGTGGCGTTCATCATCTCCCGCCTATTGGGGCGGGCCGAAACGTGGGCTACGACCGAATGGGCACGTCGTTTCCCCATCTATGCATCGCTTCCAGCTTCACCAACGCCCTGGTCTGGGTCTTTCACTGGATAAGACAAGCAAGAGACGCTGCCAGGGCTCTATTTAacctccaccagggggcgcgTCGAGCCGCAGACTACGCCAGAGAATTGAAGTCCCTGGCCGCCCACAGTGAGTGGGACTCCGCTGCACTTTTCGAAGCCTTCCTCAACGGATTGTCAGAACAGTTAAAGGACCTGTTGGTGCCCTTGGACCTGCCTCCCACCTTGGACGAGCTTATTGCTCTAGCAATCAGGGTGAACAATAGTCGGACAAGTCGGCCGCTTTTTGGTTGATCACTCAATTCCTCAGCTAGGCCATAGGCTGCAGGACCCAGTTCGGCCTGTTTTGAGCCGCTTTGTTTCTGTTCCCTTAAGTGCACCGACCACTTCCCCCGGGATGGAGGAACCTATGCAGTTAGGACGAAGTTGACTTACGTCTCCCGAGAGGGAACGACGAAGGCGGGCAGGTGA includes these proteins:
- the LOC112142563 gene encoding glucose-dependent insulinotropic receptor, yielding MDSKFHEPRGSPNPQVMGIVLSTASCLIISTNLVVAAALLKLLIKKSSQSWCFVLNLALADIFVGVAITGLATEDFGKVALDPSEEGPLTNSTPPASGRTRCLLRMAFVTSPCTASIMSMFLISLDRYAAIKMPLHYSLLSGKWTAAGSLLAVWICSFVTGFLPVMVQQLQARTTYNGFCAFFSVINDIGMIVLFSTLFFPVLSLFIYMYLDILKIAYTHQRQISRVRQASSRSTTSDQGHPHYLHHHHHLRSSDWSHVKALRTVALLVGCFMMLWCPFFVVCIVHILCESCRLKHVLENYLWLLGLSNSLINPLVYAFWQREVRLQLASMFSCIAGWWAPAAVPMERSQPLPPVQTQHRHCGAETPSPSLLLPDTVYENSTAPPSAITTL